A part of Roseitalea porphyridii genomic DNA contains:
- a CDS encoding GNAT family N-acetyltransferase, which yields MIETPILRDATRNDVPAITTIYADAVRNGTASFELDAPDEAEMAARMAALVDKGYPYIAATDGAGTLLGYAYAGSYRARPAYRWTVEDSVYIAPDAMGRGVGRILLTEIIARCEALGFRQMVAVIGGADHAASIRLHERLGFAHAGLLPATGFKHGRWLDSVLMQRPLGAGSGTAPDPGTYPGTLYPAR from the coding sequence ATGATCGAAACCCCCATCCTGCGCGATGCCACCCGCAACGACGTTCCGGCGATCACCACGATCTATGCCGACGCGGTGCGCAACGGCACGGCAAGCTTCGAACTCGATGCGCCCGACGAGGCCGAGATGGCCGCGCGCATGGCCGCGCTCGTCGACAAGGGCTATCCCTACATCGCCGCAACAGACGGCGCCGGCACGCTGCTCGGCTATGCCTATGCCGGCAGCTATCGCGCCCGGCCGGCCTATCGCTGGACGGTCGAGGATTCGGTCTACATCGCCCCCGACGCGATGGGACGCGGCGTCGGACGCATTCTGCTCACCGAGATCATCGCCCGCTGCGAGGCGCTCGGCTTCCGGCAGATGGTCGCGGTGATCGGCGGCGCCGACCACGCGGCCTCGATCCGCCTGCACGAAAGGCTCGGCTTTGCCCATGCCGGGCTGCTTCCGGCCACCGGCTTCAAGCACGGGCGCTGGCTCGATTCGGTCCTGATGCAACGCCCGCTCGGCGCCGGCAGCGGGACCGCGCCCGATCCGGGGACCTATCCCGGCACGCTCTACCCGGCGCGCTGA
- a CDS encoding ABC transporter ATP-binding protein, which yields MTEPVIELDNVNLALGAAASRVQVLKGVSLSVPGGEAVGVVGPSGSGKTTLLMVLAGLERPDSGAVSVAGARLDTMSEDAIAKFRGSNIGFVFQSFHLIANMTALENVAVPLELAGADDAFGRARAELEAVGLSDRLTHYPGQLSGGEQQRVAIARALAPEPAILIADEPTGNLDQETGRQIADLIFETQKRRGTTFVLVTHDAGLAARCDRQVRVRSGEVFEGDAAAMAAE from the coding sequence GTGACTGAACCCGTCATCGAACTTGACAACGTCAATCTGGCGCTCGGCGCCGCCGCAAGCCGGGTGCAGGTGCTCAAGGGCGTCAGCCTGTCCGTGCCCGGCGGCGAGGCGGTCGGCGTGGTCGGCCCGTCCGGCTCGGGCAAGACGACGCTGCTGATGGTGCTGGCCGGGCTCGAACGGCCCGACTCGGGCGCGGTGTCCGTCGCCGGCGCCCGCCTCGACACGATGAGCGAGGACGCGATCGCGAAATTTCGCGGCAGCAATATCGGGTTCGTCTTCCAGTCCTTCCACCTGATCGCCAACATGACCGCGCTCGAAAACGTCGCCGTTCCGCTCGAACTGGCCGGTGCCGACGATGCCTTCGGCCGCGCCCGGGCCGAACTCGAAGCGGTCGGCCTCAGCGACCGGCTGACCCATTATCCGGGGCAACTGTCCGGCGGCGAACAGCAGCGCGTCGCCATCGCCCGCGCGCTGGCGCCAGAGCCGGCGATCCTGATCGCCGACGAGCCGACCGGCAATCTCGACCAGGAGACCGGCCGCCAGATCGCCGACCTGATCTTCGAAACGCAGAAGCGGCGCGGCACCACCTTCGTGCTCGTCACCCACGATGCAGGCCTTGCCGCCCGCTGTGACCGGCAGGTGCGCGTGCGCTCCGGCGAAGTGTTCGAAGGCGACGCGGCGGCGATGGCGGCCGAGTGA
- a CDS encoding arylesterase, translating to MFKGLVRVFAAVGLLAAAFASPTAAETVRGVGFGDSLMAGYQLPPGAGFPDQLEQALRDEGYDVTIADAGFSGDTTAGGLSRLDWSVPDGTDFVILELGGNDALRGLPPEVTRDNLDRMITRLKARGIDVLLAGIRAPPNMGADYRARFDTIFPDLADKHDVPLYPFFLDGAITINADGEAVREKMMADGIHPTAEGVAAMVERFMPLMRDYLSRKGMER from the coding sequence ATGTTCAAAGGCTTGGTACGTGTTTTTGCGGCGGTCGGTTTGCTTGCCGCTGCGTTTGCGAGCCCGACAGCGGCCGAAACTGTGCGCGGCGTCGGCTTCGGGGACAGCCTGATGGCGGGCTACCAGTTGCCGCCCGGGGCCGGTTTTCCCGATCAGCTCGAGCAGGCCCTGCGCGACGAGGGCTATGACGTGACCATCGCCGATGCCGGCTTTTCCGGCGACACGACGGCGGGCGGGCTGTCGCGGCTCGACTGGTCGGTGCCCGACGGTACCGATTTCGTCATCCTGGAACTTGGCGGCAACGACGCGCTGCGCGGCCTTCCGCCGGAGGTGACGCGCGACAATCTCGACCGGATGATCACGCGGCTGAAGGCGCGCGGGATCGACGTGCTGCTCGCCGGGATCCGCGCGCCACCGAACATGGGCGCCGACTATCGCGCGCGCTTCGACACGATCTTCCCCGATCTGGCCGACAAGCACGATGTTCCGCTGTACCCGTTCTTCCTCGATGGCGCGATCACGATCAACGCCGACGGCGAGGCGGTGCGCGAGAAGATGATGGCCGACGGCATCCACCCGACGGCCGAAGGGGTCGCCGCGATGGTCGAGCGCTTCATGCCGCTGATGCGCGACTATCTGTCCCGAAAGGGGATGGAGCGATGA
- a CDS encoding glycosyltransferase, which yields MASNAYVTLVTNADYAGAAVALVRSLKLTGTGADIVVMHTGGVAEADLAPLADMGARLAPVDLLDTSPEFNERHARAKLHADAPFTKGNKPAFHTPLDNFAKLRLWQMEEYGSVVFLDADTLVVRNIDKLFAYPEFCAAPNVYESLADFHRLNSGVFTARPSQATFDAMMARLDVPDAFWRRTDQTFLETFFPDWHGLPVTFNMLQYVWFNLPDLWDWKSVHVIHYQYEKPWQTDHPRRAQLQPLIDLWRAYRTDEGIADTDTLAGPAK from the coding sequence ATGGCCAGCAACGCCTATGTCACGCTCGTCACCAACGCCGACTATGCCGGCGCGGCGGTCGCGCTCGTGCGCTCGCTGAAGCTGACGGGCACGGGGGCCGACATCGTCGTCATGCACACCGGCGGCGTGGCCGAGGCCGATCTCGCCCCGCTCGCCGACATGGGCGCGCGCCTCGCCCCGGTCGACCTGCTCGACACATCGCCCGAATTCAACGAACGCCACGCCCGGGCGAAGCTGCATGCCGACGCACCCTTCACCAAGGGCAACAAGCCGGCATTCCACACACCGCTCGACAATTTCGCCAAGCTTCGTCTGTGGCAAATGGAGGAGTACGGGTCGGTCGTGTTTCTGGATGCCGACACGCTCGTCGTGCGCAACATCGACAAGCTGTTCGCCTATCCCGAATTCTGCGCCGCGCCGAACGTCTATGAGAGCCTTGCCGATTTCCACCGGCTCAACTCGGGCGTGTTCACCGCGCGCCCGTCGCAGGCGACGTTCGATGCGATGATGGCGCGGCTCGACGTGCCGGACGCGTTCTGGCGGCGCACCGACCAGACCTTCCTGGAGACCTTCTTCCCCGACTGGCACGGCCTGCCGGTGACCTTCAACATGCTGCAATATGTCTGGTTCAACCTGCCGGATCTGTGGGACTGGAAGAGCGTGCACGTCATCCACTACCAGTACGAAAAACCCTGGCAGACCGACCATCCCAGGCGCGCGCAGCTTCAGCCGCTGATCGACCTTTGGCGGGCGTACCGGACGGACGAGGGCATTGCCGATACCGACACGCTCGCCGGTCCGGCGAAGTGA
- a CDS encoding Bax inhibitor-1/YccA family protein: protein MAELRNVQSQAGYGARTYDASIDQGLRAYMVRVYNLMALALGITALFAAGTVLLATTNNPAAAAASLPNGTMLTGLGTVIYGSPLRWVFFLAPLAIVFFMSFRIDRIQPGTAQMAFWAFAALLGISLSSIFLVYTSASIVQTFFITATAFGALSLYGYTTKRDLTAMGSFLFIGLVGLILVMIVNLFLASPALQFAISAIGVLIFAGLTAYDTQKIKEMYYEGDGTAVAEKKAIMGALALYLDFINMFQFLLYFLGQRE, encoded by the coding sequence ATGGCTGAACTCCGCAACGTTCAATCACAGGCGGGCTATGGCGCCCGCACCTATGACGCGAGCATCGATCAGGGCCTGCGCGCCTACATGGTCCGCGTCTACAACCTGATGGCGCTGGCGCTGGGCATCACCGCCCTGTTCGCGGCCGGCACGGTGCTGCTGGCGACCACCAACAACCCGGCCGCCGCCGCCGCATCGCTGCCCAACGGCACGATGCTGACCGGTCTTGGCACGGTTATCTACGGCTCGCCGCTGCGCTGGGTGTTCTTCCTGGCTCCGCTGGCGATCGTGTTCTTCATGAGCTTCCGGATCGACCGCATCCAGCCCGGCACGGCGCAGATGGCGTTCTGGGCCTTCGCGGCGCTGCTCGGCATCTCGCTGTCGTCGATCTTCCTGGTCTACACCTCGGCCTCGATCGTGCAGACCTTCTTCATCACCGCCACGGCATTCGGTGCGCTGTCGCTTTACGGCTACACCACCAAGCGTGACCTGACGGCGATGGGATCGTTCCTGTTCATCGGACTGGTCGGCCTGATCCTGGTGATGATCGTCAACCTGTTCCTGGCATCGCCCGCGCTGCAGTTCGCCATCTCGGCGATCGGCGTGCTGATCTTCGCCGGTCTGACCGCCTACGACACGCAGAAGATCAAGGAAATGTACTATGAGGGCGACGGCACCGCCGTTGCCGAGAAGAAGGCCATCATGGGCGCGCTGGCGCTTTATCTGGACTTCATCAACATGTTCCAGTTCCTGCTGTACTTCCTCGGCCAGCGCGAGTGA
- a CDS encoding NAD-dependent epimerase/dehydratase family protein translates to MLQVSARMTTILISGATGYAGRFIAEAFLADRHDVIALSRTPPPSGFFSRPVRWMAGSLDPDADHDTVFAGADIFVHCAFAHLPGRYRGGEGDDPAAFVRANVDGTLALMAAARHVGVSRAIFLSSRAVYGPKPPGTVLVEDTPCAPDTLYGETKLAVETALAAMADVRFLPVSIRATGIYGPAGPGRAHKWARLFEAFSGGEEIAPRIGTEVHGDDLANAVRLLATIPAERLVALGAAPVFNVSDLLLDRRDLLSAYAERAGIDRPLPPRADAAAFNAMDCARLTALGWRPRGRLDLTGL, encoded by the coding sequence ATGCTGCAAGTGTCAGCCCGCATGACCACCATCCTCATCTCCGGGGCAACCGGTTACGCCGGGCGCTTCATCGCCGAAGCCTTTCTTGCTGACCGCCACGACGTCATCGCCCTGTCGCGCACGCCGCCGCCGTCCGGTTTCTTCTCGAGACCCGTCCGGTGGATGGCCGGATCGCTCGATCCCGATGCCGATCATGACACGGTCTTCGCGGGGGCGGACATCTTCGTGCACTGCGCCTTCGCCCACCTGCCGGGCAGATATCGTGGCGGAGAGGGCGACGATCCGGCCGCCTTCGTGCGCGCCAATGTCGACGGCACGCTGGCGCTGATGGCGGCGGCCAGGCACGTGGGCGTATCGCGCGCGATCTTCCTGTCCTCACGCGCGGTGTACGGGCCGAAACCGCCGGGAACGGTGCTGGTCGAGGACACGCCCTGCGCGCCCGATACGCTCTATGGCGAAACCAAGCTGGCGGTCGAAACGGCGCTCGCCGCCATGGCCGATGTGCGCTTCCTTCCCGTCTCGATCCGCGCCACGGGCATCTACGGGCCGGCCGGGCCGGGCCGGGCGCACAAATGGGCCCGCTTGTTCGAGGCCTTTTCGGGTGGCGAAGAGATCGCACCGCGCATCGGCACCGAGGTGCATGGCGACGATCTGGCGAACGCGGTGCGCCTGCTGGCGACGATCCCGGCCGAGCGGCTCGTCGCCCTCGGCGCGGCGCCGGTCTTCAACGTTTCCGATCTCCTGCTCGACCGGCGCGATCTTCTTTCCGCATACGCCGAAAGGGCCGGCATCGACCGGCCCCTGCCGCCGCGCGCCGACGCGGCCGCCTTCAACGCGATGGATTGCGCGCGCCTGACGGCGCTCGGCTGGCGGCCGCGCGGCCGGCTCGATCTGACCGGGCTGTGA
- a CDS encoding ABC transporter permease has translation MATLSDQIALAFRFALREVRGGLSGFYVFLACIALGTAAIGGVNAVAQAITQGIQSEGRSILGGDVRFELIHRTTTPEELATLEGFGTVAQSANTRSMARLADQSDQTLVEIKAVDDLYPLYGEFVTEPPLARADYSERDGAWGIAVQPILLERLGLAVGDTLLIGDSRFAIRAMIRSEPDALSDGIGLAPRVIMSLEALEASGLIQPGSLVERVYKIRMAQGATNTEIDAAIETANQAHPTAGWSVRTRSNAAPALAANVERFAQFLTLVGLTALVTGGVGVANAVRAFLDAKRDVIATFKCLGAPGRLVTLIYLFQIVMVGAVGIAAGLVLAALAPFAATWALAGIVPLPPAGLYPTALGLAVLFALLTILVFALIPLGRARDIPASNLFRNQTMAHRGLPRAPYVIAAAAAALLLAGLAVWFSEERALASGFLAGVAIAFVILRLVAGGVQALARRVRGVRGTSLRMAIGNIHRPGALTPSVVLALGLGLTLLVALALIDTNLRQQIAGNLPERAPNFFFVDIQSDVVEDFATLVEGEAGDAGKLVRVPMLRGRIVELNGQNVAEMELPPEGAWVLRGDRGITYAENVPENSTLSAGQWWPADHAGEPLVSFSAEEAAEIGLEIGDTVTVNVLGRNVTATIANLRQVEWESLAINFVMVFSPNTFAGAPHSWLATLTMPEATFEQEAQILSAVTRAFPSVTSVRVKDAIDLVNRVVGQLATAVRVAAAVALIASVLVLAGALAAGNRARTHDAVVLKTLGATRKTLIRTFVTEYAILGFATAVFALVAGGVAAWFVVSQIMTLPWTFRPEIAAFTVLAALVCTVGFGLLGTWRVLGQKAAPVLRNL, from the coding sequence ATGGCGACGCTGTCCGACCAGATCGCGCTGGCCTTCCGGTTCGCCCTGCGCGAGGTGCGCGGCGGCCTTTCGGGCTTTTACGTCTTTCTGGCCTGCATCGCGCTCGGCACGGCCGCGATCGGCGGCGTCAACGCCGTCGCCCAGGCGATCACCCAGGGCATCCAGTCCGAGGGCCGCTCCATTCTCGGCGGCGATGTCCGGTTCGAACTGATCCACCGCACCACGACGCCCGAGGAACTGGCAACGCTCGAAGGCTTCGGCACGGTCGCCCAAAGCGCCAACACGCGCTCGATGGCCCGCCTCGCCGACCAGTCCGACCAGACGCTCGTCGAGATCAAGGCGGTCGACGATCTCTATCCGCTCTATGGCGAGTTCGTCACCGAGCCGCCGCTCGCGCGGGCCGATTATTCCGAGCGCGACGGCGCCTGGGGGATTGCGGTCCAGCCGATCCTGCTCGAACGGCTCGGCCTTGCGGTCGGCGACACCCTGCTGATCGGCGACTCGCGCTTTGCGATCCGCGCGATGATCCGCTCCGAGCCCGACGCGCTGTCGGACGGTATCGGCCTTGCCCCGCGCGTGATCATGTCGCTTGAGGCGCTTGAGGCCTCGGGGCTGATCCAGCCCGGCTCGCTGGTCGAGCGCGTCTACAAGATCCGCATGGCTCAAGGCGCCACCAACACCGAGATCGACGCGGCGATCGAGACCGCCAACCAAGCGCATCCGACCGCCGGCTGGTCGGTGCGCACCCGGTCGAACGCCGCGCCCGCGCTGGCCGCCAATGTGGAGCGCTTTGCGCAGTTCCTGACGCTGGTCGGGCTGACCGCGCTGGTTACCGGAGGGGTCGGCGTCGCCAACGCCGTGCGCGCCTTCCTCGACGCCAAGCGCGACGTGATCGCCACCTTCAAGTGCCTTGGCGCGCCCGGCCGTCTCGTCACGCTGATCTATCTGTTCCAGATCGTCATGGTCGGCGCGGTCGGCATCGCCGCCGGGCTGGTTCTGGCCGCGCTCGCCCCGTTCGCGGCCACCTGGGCGCTCGCCGGCATCGTGCCGCTGCCGCCCGCCGGCCTTTATCCCACAGCGCTCGGGCTTGCGGTGCTGTTCGCGCTGCTGACGATCCTCGTCTTCGCGCTGATCCCGCTCGGCCGCGCCCGCGACATTCCCGCCTCCAACCTGTTCCGCAACCAGACGATGGCCCATCGCGGCCTGCCGCGCGCGCCCTATGTGATCGCCGCCGCCGCCGCCGCGCTGCTGCTCGCCGGGCTTGCCGTCTGGTTCTCCGAGGAGCGCGCGCTCGCGAGCGGATTCCTCGCCGGCGTCGCCATCGCCTTCGTCATCCTGCGGCTGGTCGCCGGTGGCGTGCAGGCGCTGGCCCGCCGCGTGCGTGGCGTGCGCGGCACGTCGCTGCGCATGGCGATCGGCAACATCCACCGGCCCGGCGCGCTGACGCCCTCGGTCGTGCTCGCGCTCGGCCTCGGCCTGACCCTGCTCGTCGCGCTCGCCCTGATCGACACCAATCTGCGCCAGCAGATCGCCGGCAACCTGCCCGAACGGGCGCCGAACTTCTTCTTCGTCGACATCCAGTCGGACGTGGTCGAGGACTTCGCCACGCTCGTCGAGGGCGAGGCCGGCGACGCCGGCAAGCTGGTGCGCGTGCCGATGCTGCGCGGCCGCATCGTCGAACTGAACGGCCAGAACGTCGCCGAGATGGAACTGCCGCCCGAGGGCGCCTGGGTGCTGCGCGGCGATCGCGGCATCACCTATGCCGAAAACGTGCCCGAGAATTCGACCCTGAGCGCGGGTCAGTGGTGGCCCGCCGACCATGCGGGCGAACCGCTGGTGTCGTTTTCGGCCGAGGAAGCGGCCGAGATCGGCCTTGAGATCGGCGACACGGTCACGGTCAACGTTCTGGGCCGCAACGTCACCGCGACGATCGCCAATCTGCGCCAGGTCGAGTGGGAATCGCTGGCCATCAACTTCGTCATGGTCTTTTCGCCCAACACCTTCGCCGGCGCGCCCCATTCCTGGCTTGCCACATTGACCATGCCCGAGGCGACGTTCGAACAGGAGGCGCAGATCCTGTCCGCCGTCACGCGCGCCTTTCCCTCGGTCACGTCGGTGCGCGTCAAGGACGCCATCGATCTGGTCAACCGCGTCGTCGGCCAACTCGCCACAGCCGTGCGGGTGGCGGCCGCCGTGGCGCTGATCGCGTCGGTGCTGGTGCTCGCCGGCGCGCTCGCCGCCGGCAATCGCGCCCGCACCCATGACGCGGTCGTCCTGAAGACGCTTGGAGCGACCCGCAAGACCCTGATCCGCACCTTCGTGACCGAATATGCGATCCTGGGCTTCGCCACGGCGGTCTTCGCTCTCGTCGCCGGCGGGGTCGCGGCCTGGTTCGTGGTCAGCCAGATCATGACCCTGCCCTGGACTTTCCGGCCCGAGATCGCCGCCTTCACGGTGCTCGCCGCGCTCGTGTGCACGGTCGGGTTCGGCCTTCTGGGCACGTGGCGGGTGCTCGGCCAGAAGGCGGCGCCCGTGCTGCGCAATCTTTGA
- the thpR gene encoding RNA 2',3'-cyclic phosphodiesterase, translating to MPRLFAALEIPHHAATHLSMLRGGLSGARWIDMENYHLTLRFIGDIEHHMADEVAHALERVHRRPFMMGFSGLGAFGGKKPHSVFAVPTGCPDLYDLQAEIAGICRRLGLAPDPRKFTPHVTLARLRNASPGAVANYLSVRGGFYVPPFRVDRFVLMSSRDSVGGGPYLVEESYPLSRETGMARPAASASAPAFMSS from the coding sequence ATGCCGCGCCTGTTTGCCGCTCTCGAAATCCCTCACCATGCCGCAACCCACCTGTCGATGCTGCGCGGAGGCCTGTCGGGCGCCCGCTGGATCGACATGGAGAACTACCACCTCACATTGCGGTTCATCGGTGACATCGAACATCACATGGCCGACGAGGTCGCGCATGCGCTCGAACGCGTGCATCGCCGGCCGTTCATGATGGGCTTTTCCGGGCTTGGCGCCTTCGGAGGCAAGAAACCGCACAGCGTGTTCGCGGTGCCGACCGGCTGCCCGGACCTCTATGACCTGCAGGCCGAGATCGCCGGCATCTGCCGGCGGCTCGGTCTTGCGCCCGATCCGCGCAAGTTCACTCCGCACGTGACGCTGGCGCGGCTGCGCAACGCCTCGCCGGGCGCGGTCGCCAACTATCTGTCGGTGCGCGGCGGCTTCTATGTTCCGCCGTTCAGGGTCGACCGGTTCGTGCTGATGAGTTCGCGCGATTCGGTCGGCGGCGGGCCCTACCTCGTCGAGGAAAGCTATCCGCTGTCGCGCGAGACGGGCATGGCGAGACCGGCGGCAAGCGCCTCGGCGCCGGCCTTTATGTCGTCATAG
- a CDS encoding DUF2794 domain-containing protein yields the protein MPGRHQHQRRRTITGSDDENAQHRPGGASSGNVIALGQVRRQAPPVEVRFDRRELDQILRVYSFMVAGGEWRDYGISHLKDRAVFSVFRRTSEMPLYRIEKTPKLARKQGAYAVINASGVVLKRGHELAQVLRMFDRQIRLVQSN from the coding sequence ATGCCGGGTCGACACCAGCACCAGAGGAGGCGAACCATCACCGGTTCCGATGATGAGAACGCGCAGCACAGGCCGGGCGGCGCGTCGTCCGGCAATGTGATCGCGCTGGGGCAGGTACGCCGTCAGGCGCCGCCCGTGGAAGTCCGGTTCGACCGGCGCGAACTCGACCAGATCCTGAGGGTCTACAGCTTCATGGTGGCCGGCGGCGAATGGCGCGACTACGGCATTTCGCACCTGAAGGACCGGGCCGTGTTCTCGGTGTTCCGCCGGACATCCGAGATGCCCCTCTACCGGATCGAGAAGACCCCCAAGCTTGCCCGCAAGCAGGGCGCCTACGCGGTGATCAACGCCTCGGGCGTCGTGCTCAAGCGCGGTCACGAACTGGCGCAGGTGCTCAGGATGTTCGACCGGCAGATCCGGCTCGTCCAGTCGAACTGA
- a CDS encoding DUF1223 domain-containing protein — protein sequence MDVRPAAPAIARRTFLAGTAAGFAAAAWPAGAAASRPTGVIELFTSQGCSSCPPADAALVDFAADPDVLALGYHVDYWDYLGWKDTLASPENTARQRAYAKTLGSRTVYTPQAVINGRAHMNGGDRRAIRSALRTHRASGDGLSVPVSVDVTNDRLSVSVGDGRKPAGADTLLTIAYFRQRSAVEIERGENAGRTLVYANAVTAQRTLGMWDGGPMSIDLPKSKVAEHAADGCAVLLQMAIDGAPGPVLGAANLTGLERA from the coding sequence ATGGACGTTCGCCCCGCAGCACCGGCAATCGCACGCCGGACCTTTCTTGCCGGCACGGCGGCCGGCTTCGCCGCGGCGGCATGGCCGGCCGGTGCGGCGGCCAGCAGGCCCACCGGCGTGATCGAACTGTTCACCAGCCAGGGCTGCAGTTCGTGCCCGCCGGCCGACGCGGCGCTCGTCGATTTCGCCGCCGATCCGGACGTTCTCGCGCTCGGCTACCATGTCGACTACTGGGACTATCTGGGCTGGAAGGACACGCTTGCGAGCCCGGAGAACACGGCACGCCAGCGCGCCTATGCCAAGACCCTCGGCAGCCGCACGGTCTACACGCCGCAGGCCGTCATCAACGGAAGGGCGCACATGAACGGTGGCGACCGGCGCGCGATCCGCAGCGCCCTGAGGACGCACCGGGCGTCGGGGGACGGGCTGTCCGTGCCGGTCTCGGTCGACGTGACGAACGACAGGCTTTCGGTGTCGGTCGGCGACGGACGCAAGCCGGCGGGTGCCGACACGCTCCTGACGATCGCCTATTTCCGCCAGCGCAGCGCGGTCGAGATCGAGCGGGGCGAGAACGCCGGCAGGACGCTCGTTTATGCCAACGCCGTCACGGCGCAGCGGACGCTCGGCATGTGGGACGGCGGGCCGATGAGCATCGATCTTCCCAAGAGCAAGGTTGCCGAGCATGCCGCCGACGGCTGCGCGGTGCTGCTGCAGATGGCGATCGACGGAGCGCCCGGCCCGGTGCTCGGCGCGGCCAACCTGACCGGCCTCGAACGCGCCTGA
- a CDS encoding low molecular weight protein-tyrosine-phosphatase has translation MRILFVCLGNICRSPLAEGLFRHAAAQAGLGDRVAVDSAGTGDWHCGEAPDPRAITVAARYGIDISGQRARQIRREDFHAFDLILGMDHANVNHLTRMAAHDGTAEIDLFLARATGERRDVADPYFGEAAGFQTAYDDIKAGAEALAAGLAMPVSRDSG, from the coding sequence ATGCGCATTCTGTTCGTCTGCCTCGGCAACATCTGCCGGTCGCCGCTTGCCGAAGGTCTCTTCCGGCATGCCGCCGCGCAGGCCGGCCTCGGCGACCGCGTCGCGGTGGATTCCGCCGGAACCGGCGACTGGCATTGCGGCGAAGCGCCCGACCCGCGCGCGATCACGGTGGCCGCACGGTACGGCATCGACATCTCGGGCCAGCGTGCCCGGCAGATCCGGCGGGAGGACTTCCACGCCTTCGACCTGATCCTCGGCATGGACCACGCCAACGTAAACCATCTCACCCGCATGGCCGCCCATGACGGCACCGCCGAGATCGATCTGTTTCTCGCCCGCGCGACCGGCGAACGGCGCGACGTGGCCGATCCCTATTTCGGCGAGGCAGCCGGTTTCCAGACCGCCTATGACGACATAAAGGCCGGCGCCGAGGCGCTTGCCGCCGGTCTCGCCATGCCCGTCTCGCGCGACAGCGGATAG
- a CDS encoding NAD-dependent epimerase/dehydratase family protein: protein MKIAVLGGDGFVGWPTSLHLSARGHDVHVIDNLSRRWIDTELGVQSLTPMDSIQERTRIWHAETGRRIHFHLIDLARDYDVLKNWLAEHRPDAIVHFAEQRAAPYSMKTDRHKNYTVNNNVNATHNLLNAMVEIDLDAHLVHLGTMGVYGYSTVGAAIPEGYLPVGIETMDGETVSQDILYPANPGSIYHMTKCLDQLLFQFYAKNDGLRITDLHQGIVWGTHTAETRLHPQLINRFDYDGDYGTVLNRFLIQAAIGYPLTVHGTGGQTRAFIHIQDSVRCIELALSDAPARGDKVKIFNQMTETHRVRDLAELIARMTGAEVAYLPNPRKEAAENDLVVRNEQFLALGLEPTTLAEGLLEEVVEVARKFAYRVDRSRVPAVSAWTKNIAKTVETDPEGKRLKSVS, encoded by the coding sequence ATGAAAATTGCAGTTCTCGGCGGCGACGGCTTCGTCGGCTGGCCCACCTCGCTCCACCTGTCCGCGCGCGGCCACGACGTGCACGTGATCGACAATCTGTCGCGCCGCTGGATCGACACCGAACTGGGCGTGCAGTCGCTGACGCCGATGGATTCGATCCAGGAGCGCACCCGCATCTGGCATGCCGAGACCGGCCGGCGCATCCATTTCCACCTGATCGACCTGGCGCGGGACTATGATGTCCTCAAGAACTGGCTGGCCGAGCACCGACCCGACGCGATCGTCCATTTCGCCGAACAGCGCGCCGCGCCCTATTCGATGAAGACCGACCGGCACAAGAACTACACGGTCAACAACAACGTCAACGCCACGCACAACCTGCTCAACGCGATGGTGGAGATCGATCTGGACGCGCATCTCGTCCATCTGGGCACGATGGGCGTCTACGGCTATTCGACGGTCGGCGCGGCGATCCCGGAGGGCTATCTGCCCGTCGGCATCGAGACGATGGACGGCGAGACGGTCAGCCAGGACATCCTCTATCCGGCCAATCCCGGCTCGATCTACCACATGACCAAGTGTCTCGATCAGCTCCTGTTCCAGTTCTACGCCAAGAATGACGGCCTCAGGATCACCGACCTGCATCAGGGCATCGTCTGGGGGACGCACACCGCCGAGACCAGGCTGCATCCGCAACTCATCAACCGGTTCGACTATGACGGCGACTACGGCACGGTGCTCAACCGCTTCCTGATCCAGGCGGCGATCGGCTACCCGCTGACCGTGCATGGCACCGGCGGGCAGACGCGCGCCTTCATCCACATCCAGGATTCGGTGCGCTGCATCGAACTGGCGCTTTCCGATGCGCCCGCGCGCGGCGACAAGGTCAAGATCTTCAACCAGATGACCGAGACGCACCGGGTGCGCGATCTGGCCGAACTGATCGCCAGGATGACCGGGGCCGAGGTCGCCTACCTGCCCAATCCGCGCAAGGAAGCCGCCGAGAACGATCTCGTCGTCCGCAACGAACAGTTCCTGGCGCTGGGGCTCGAGCCGACGACGCTCGCCGAGGGCCTGCTCGAGGAGGTGGTCGAGGTGGCCAGGAAGTTCGCCTACCGCGTCGACCGCTCGCGCGTGCCGGCGGTGTCTGCCTGGACCAAGAACATTGCCAAGACGGTCGAGACCGATCCCGAAGGCAAGCGCCTCAAGAGCGTGTCCTAG